Proteins co-encoded in one Listeria ivanovii subsp. ivanovii genomic window:
- the nfsA gene encoding oxygen-insensitive NADPH nitroreductase codes for MNQAIDTILGHYSVRKFEDTALTKEELAILIKSAQAASTSSFVQGYSIIGIADKQIREKISAIAGNQPYTVQTGQLFIFVADLARHYAILESEELDTEALSTSEKWLVAVIDAALAAQNMAIAAESLGLGICYIGGIRNNVGKIAEILELPPYTMPLFGLTVGHPVTNQEATKPRLPQELIYHQNTYQKMNPAILADYDEKIKQYYDDRTAGKRVESWSEQIASGLSRKSRLDLKAFLEKQHLSQK; via the coding sequence GTGAATCAAGCAATCGACACGATACTAGGACATTATTCAGTTCGGAAATTTGAAGATACAGCACTAACAAAAGAAGAACTAGCGATACTTATAAAAAGCGCACAGGCTGCTTCGACATCTAGTTTTGTTCAGGGCTATTCGATTATCGGTATAGCGGATAAACAAATTCGTGAAAAAATTTCCGCAATCGCTGGAAATCAACCATATACAGTTCAAACGGGGCAACTATTTATATTTGTCGCGGATTTAGCAAGACATTATGCTATTTTAGAAAGCGAAGAACTAGACACAGAAGCACTATCAACTTCGGAAAAATGGCTTGTCGCAGTGATTGATGCCGCTCTTGCAGCACAAAATATGGCTATAGCAGCTGAATCGCTTGGCTTAGGCATTTGTTATATCGGTGGAATTAGAAATAATGTTGGAAAAATAGCAGAAATTTTAGAATTACCACCATATACCATGCCGTTATTTGGTCTGACAGTCGGACATCCGGTAACAAATCAAGAAGCGACAAAACCAAGATTACCTCAAGAGTTGATTTATCACCAAAATACCTATCAAAAAATGAATCCAGCAATTTTAGCAGACTATGATGAAAAAATAAAACAGTATTATGATGATAGAACCGCTGGAAAACGTGTCGAAAGCTGGTCTGAACAAATCGCGAGTGGCTTAAGTAGGAAAAGTAGGCTAGATTTAAAAGCGTTCTTAGAAAAACAACATTTAAGTCAAAAATAA
- a CDS encoding lmo0937 family membrane protein — MLGLIWGIIVILLVVWLIGIIFHIAGGLINILLVIVLILVIWNLIQMARNKRK; from the coding sequence ATGTTAGGACTTATTTGGGGAATTATTGTTATTTTGTTAGTTGTATGGTTAATTGGAATTATTTTCCATATTGCGGGTGGATTAATTAATATCTTGCTCGTTATTGTTTTAATACTTGTTATTTGGAATTTAATTCAAATGGCTAGAAACAAACGCAAATAA
- a CDS encoding low molecular weight protein-tyrosine-phosphatase, whose protein sequence is MIKVVFVCLGNICRSPMAEGLFRAEVEKAGLTDKIAIDSAATGTWNLGKPPHRGTKAILKKHHIDYQSMKARKISAADFAEADFIIGMDQQNLSDLEALATNSAATIRSLMSFVPGQEEKDIPDPYYTGDFDETEQMITAGVNALLAYITKQIN, encoded by the coding sequence TTGATAAAAGTAGTATTTGTATGTTTAGGAAATATTTGCCGTTCTCCTATGGCGGAGGGACTTTTCCGAGCTGAAGTAGAGAAAGCTGGGCTGACGGATAAAATTGCGATTGATTCCGCTGCGACTGGTACATGGAATTTAGGAAAACCACCCCACCGAGGAACAAAAGCGATTTTGAAAAAACATCATATCGATTATCAGTCGATGAAAGCGAGAAAAATTTCTGCTGCTGATTTTGCGGAAGCAGATTTTATTATTGGAATGGACCAACAGAATTTAAGTGATTTAGAGGCACTTGCAACTAATTCTGCTGCGACTATTCGCTCGTTGATGTCTTTTGTTCCTGGTCAAGAAGAAAAAGATATTCCTGATCCTTACTATACTGGAGATTTTGATGAAACAGAACAAATGATAACAGCTGGTGTGAACGCGCTACTAGCATATATTACGAAACAAATTAACTAG